The following proteins are encoded in a genomic region of Anabas testudineus chromosome 13, fAnaTes1.2, whole genome shotgun sequence:
- the dyrk1ab gene encoding dual-specificity tyrosine-(Y)-phosphorylation regulated kinase 1A, b isoform X1: MMHPGGETSACKPSSVRLAPSFSLHTAGLQMAAPMPHTHQQYSDRHQPSTDQSVTVLPYSDQTPQLTANQRHMPQCFRDPTSAPLRKLSIDLIKTYKHINEVYYAKKKRRHQQGQGEDSSHKKERKVFNDGYDDDNYDYIVKNGEKWMDRYEIDSLIGKGSFGQVVKAYDRAEQEWVAIKIIKNKKAFLNQAQIEVRLLELMNKHDTEMKYYIVHLKRHFMFRNHLCLVFEMLSYNLYDLLRNTNFRGVSLNLTRKFAQQLCTALLFLATPELSIIHCDLKPENILLCNPKRSAIKIVDFGSSCQLGQRIYQYIQSRFYRSPEVLLGMPYDLAIDMWSLGCILVEMHTGEPLFSGANEVDQMNKIVEVLGIPPNHIMDLAPKARKFFEKLSDGTWSVKKTKDGKRYKPPASRKLHSILGVETGGPGGRRAGESGHAVADYLKFKDLILRMLDYDPKSRIQPYYALQHSFFKKTADEGTNTSSSVSTSPALEQSQSSGTTSSTSSSSGGSSGTSTSGRARSDPTHHHLHSGGHFGTALPAIDGDSLCPQARQPYPPPLVWGGGVGPESVTGETHPVQETTFHVPPQHPKALHPHSHTHHHHGQMMATRPRPRHYTSPTHSSSTQDSMEVVHGHLSMTSLSSSASSSSTSSSSTGNHGNQAYQLRHLPAGALDFGQNGGLNMGLGAFSNPRQETGMAAHPAFSMGTNTGPAHYLAEGHLGMRQGMDREESPMTGVCVQQSSMASS; this comes from the exons ATGATGCATCCAG gaGGAGAGACTTCAGCATGCAAACCTTCGTCCGTCCGGCTTGCGCCctctttttctttacacactGCTGGTCTTCAGATGGCTGCTCCAATGCCCCATACGCACCAGCAGTACAGTGACCGCCACCAGCCAAGCACTGACCAATCTGTTACGGTCTTGCCGTACAGCGACCAGACACCACAGCTCACTGCCAATCAG AGGCACATGCCCCAGTGCTTTCGTGACCCAACTTCAGCTCCCCTGAGGAAGCTCTCCATTGACCTTAtcaaaacatacaaacacatcaaTGAG GTGTATTATGCAAAAAAGAAGCGAAGGCACCAACAGGGTCAGGGTGAAGACTCCAGTCacaaaaaagagaggaaagtcTTTAATGATGGCTATGACGATGATAACTATGACTACATCGTCAAGAATGGGGAGAAGTGGATGGATCGCTATGAGATTGATTCCTTGATAGGAAAGGGATCGTTTGGACAG GTTGTGAAAGCATATGACCGTGCAGAGCAGGAATGGGTTGCCATTAAGATCATCAAGAACAAGAAAGCTTTCCTAAATCAAGCCCAGATTGAAGTGCGCCTCCTAGAGCTCATGAACAAACATGATACCGAGATGAAATACTACATTG TTCACCTAAAGCGTCACTTCATGTTTCGGAACCACCTCTGCCTCGTCTTCGAGATGCTTTCATATAACCTGTACGATTTGCTCCGAAATACCAACTTCCGCGGCGTATCACTCAACCTCACCCGGAAGTTTGCCCAGCAGCTATGCACGGCGCTGCTCTTCCTGGCCACGCCTGAGCTCAGCATCATCCACTGTGACCTGAAGCCCGAGAACATCCTCCTCTGTAACCCCAAGAGGAGTGCCATCAAAATAGTGGACTTTGGCAGCTCATGCCAGCTGGGACAAAGG ATATATCAATATATCCAGAGTCGCTTCTACCGTTCCCCAGAGGTGCTGCTCGGAATGCCCTACGACCTGGCCATTGACATGTGGTCCTTGGGCTGCATCTTGGTAGAGATGCACACTGGAGAACCTCTCTTCAGTGGAGCCAATGAG GTGGACCAGATGAACAAAATAGTAGAGGTTCTTGGTATACCGCCTAATCACATAATGGACCTAGCCCCAAAAGCCAGGAAGTTCTTTGAGAAGCTTTCAGATGGTACATGGAGTGTTAAGAAGACCAAAGATGGCAAAAGG TATAAGCCTCCAGCCTCACGGAAGCTCCACTCCATCTTGGGTGTGGAGACAGGAGGTCCAGGTGGCCGGCGGGCGGGGGAGTCTGGCCATGCTGTTGCTGACTACTTGAAGTTCAAGGACCTGATCCTCCGGATGTTGGACTATGACCCTAAGAGCCGCATCCAGCCCTACTATGCCCTGCAGCACAGCTTCTTCAAGAAGACTGCGGATGAGGGGACCAATACAAGCAGCAGTGTGTCTACGAGTCCCGCATTAGAGCAGTCCCAGTCTTCAGGAACCACCTCTAGCACCTCCTCTAGTTCAG GAGGATCATCTGGGACAAGTACCAGTGGCAGAGCAAGGTCTGATCCTACCCATCACCACTTGCACAGTGGAGGACACTTTGGCACGGCCCTGCCTGCCATCGATGGTGACAGCCTCTGCCCACAG GCAAGACAGCCTTACCCACCCCCGTTGGTGTGGGGAGGTGGCGTTGGACCAGAGTCAGTCACTGGAGAGACCCATCCAGTCCAGGAGACCACCTTCCATGTTCCCCCTCAGCACCCTAAGGCCCTGCATCCCCACTCACATACTCATCACCACCACGGGCAGATGATGGCTACACGGCCACGCCCACGCCACTACACCTCCCCGACACACAGCTCCTCGACACAGGACTCCATGGAGGTGGTTCATGGCCATCTGTCCATGACCTCCctgtcttcctctgcctcctcttcctctacatCGTCCTCTTCCACTGGGAACCATGGCAACCAGGCCTACCAGCTCCGCCATTTGCCCGCTGGAGCCCTTGACTTTGGTCAGAATGGTGGGCTGAACATGGGGCTAGGTGCCTTCTCGAACCCACGGCAGGAGACTGGCATGGCAGCGCACCCTGCATTCTCCATGGGCACGAACACAGGGCCTGCCCACTACCTAGCGGAAGGCCACCTGGGCATGAGGCAGGGCATGGACCGGGAGGAGTCTCCAATGactggagtgtgtgtgcagcagagtTCTATGGCCAGCTCGTGA
- the dyrk1ab gene encoding dual-specificity tyrosine-(Y)-phosphorylation regulated kinase 1A, b isoform X2, with translation MAAPMPHTHQQYSDRHQPSTDQSVTVLPYSDQTPQLTANQRHMPQCFRDPTSAPLRKLSIDLIKTYKHINEVYYAKKKRRHQQGQGEDSSHKKERKVFNDGYDDDNYDYIVKNGEKWMDRYEIDSLIGKGSFGQVVKAYDRAEQEWVAIKIIKNKKAFLNQAQIEVRLLELMNKHDTEMKYYIVHLKRHFMFRNHLCLVFEMLSYNLYDLLRNTNFRGVSLNLTRKFAQQLCTALLFLATPELSIIHCDLKPENILLCNPKRSAIKIVDFGSSCQLGQRIYQYIQSRFYRSPEVLLGMPYDLAIDMWSLGCILVEMHTGEPLFSGANEVDQMNKIVEVLGIPPNHIMDLAPKARKFFEKLSDGTWSVKKTKDGKRYKPPASRKLHSILGVETGGPGGRRAGESGHAVADYLKFKDLILRMLDYDPKSRIQPYYALQHSFFKKTADEGTNTSSSVSTSPALEQSQSSGTTSSTSSSSGGSSGTSTSGRARSDPTHHHLHSGGHFGTALPAIDGDSLCPQARQPYPPPLVWGGGVGPESVTGETHPVQETTFHVPPQHPKALHPHSHTHHHHGQMMATRPRPRHYTSPTHSSSTQDSMEVVHGHLSMTSLSSSASSSSTSSSSTGNHGNQAYQLRHLPAGALDFGQNGGLNMGLGAFSNPRQETGMAAHPAFSMGTNTGPAHYLAEGHLGMRQGMDREESPMTGVCVQQSSMASS, from the exons ATGGCTGCTCCAATGCCCCATACGCACCAGCAGTACAGTGACCGCCACCAGCCAAGCACTGACCAATCTGTTACGGTCTTGCCGTACAGCGACCAGACACCACAGCTCACTGCCAATCAG AGGCACATGCCCCAGTGCTTTCGTGACCCAACTTCAGCTCCCCTGAGGAAGCTCTCCATTGACCTTAtcaaaacatacaaacacatcaaTGAG GTGTATTATGCAAAAAAGAAGCGAAGGCACCAACAGGGTCAGGGTGAAGACTCCAGTCacaaaaaagagaggaaagtcTTTAATGATGGCTATGACGATGATAACTATGACTACATCGTCAAGAATGGGGAGAAGTGGATGGATCGCTATGAGATTGATTCCTTGATAGGAAAGGGATCGTTTGGACAG GTTGTGAAAGCATATGACCGTGCAGAGCAGGAATGGGTTGCCATTAAGATCATCAAGAACAAGAAAGCTTTCCTAAATCAAGCCCAGATTGAAGTGCGCCTCCTAGAGCTCATGAACAAACATGATACCGAGATGAAATACTACATTG TTCACCTAAAGCGTCACTTCATGTTTCGGAACCACCTCTGCCTCGTCTTCGAGATGCTTTCATATAACCTGTACGATTTGCTCCGAAATACCAACTTCCGCGGCGTATCACTCAACCTCACCCGGAAGTTTGCCCAGCAGCTATGCACGGCGCTGCTCTTCCTGGCCACGCCTGAGCTCAGCATCATCCACTGTGACCTGAAGCCCGAGAACATCCTCCTCTGTAACCCCAAGAGGAGTGCCATCAAAATAGTGGACTTTGGCAGCTCATGCCAGCTGGGACAAAGG ATATATCAATATATCCAGAGTCGCTTCTACCGTTCCCCAGAGGTGCTGCTCGGAATGCCCTACGACCTGGCCATTGACATGTGGTCCTTGGGCTGCATCTTGGTAGAGATGCACACTGGAGAACCTCTCTTCAGTGGAGCCAATGAG GTGGACCAGATGAACAAAATAGTAGAGGTTCTTGGTATACCGCCTAATCACATAATGGACCTAGCCCCAAAAGCCAGGAAGTTCTTTGAGAAGCTTTCAGATGGTACATGGAGTGTTAAGAAGACCAAAGATGGCAAAAGG TATAAGCCTCCAGCCTCACGGAAGCTCCACTCCATCTTGGGTGTGGAGACAGGAGGTCCAGGTGGCCGGCGGGCGGGGGAGTCTGGCCATGCTGTTGCTGACTACTTGAAGTTCAAGGACCTGATCCTCCGGATGTTGGACTATGACCCTAAGAGCCGCATCCAGCCCTACTATGCCCTGCAGCACAGCTTCTTCAAGAAGACTGCGGATGAGGGGACCAATACAAGCAGCAGTGTGTCTACGAGTCCCGCATTAGAGCAGTCCCAGTCTTCAGGAACCACCTCTAGCACCTCCTCTAGTTCAG GAGGATCATCTGGGACAAGTACCAGTGGCAGAGCAAGGTCTGATCCTACCCATCACCACTTGCACAGTGGAGGACACTTTGGCACGGCCCTGCCTGCCATCGATGGTGACAGCCTCTGCCCACAG GCAAGACAGCCTTACCCACCCCCGTTGGTGTGGGGAGGTGGCGTTGGACCAGAGTCAGTCACTGGAGAGACCCATCCAGTCCAGGAGACCACCTTCCATGTTCCCCCTCAGCACCCTAAGGCCCTGCATCCCCACTCACATACTCATCACCACCACGGGCAGATGATGGCTACACGGCCACGCCCACGCCACTACACCTCCCCGACACACAGCTCCTCGACACAGGACTCCATGGAGGTGGTTCATGGCCATCTGTCCATGACCTCCctgtcttcctctgcctcctcttcctctacatCGTCCTCTTCCACTGGGAACCATGGCAACCAGGCCTACCAGCTCCGCCATTTGCCCGCTGGAGCCCTTGACTTTGGTCAGAATGGTGGGCTGAACATGGGGCTAGGTGCCTTCTCGAACCCACGGCAGGAGACTGGCATGGCAGCGCACCCTGCATTCTCCATGGGCACGAACACAGGGCCTGCCCACTACCTAGCGGAAGGCCACCTGGGCATGAGGCAGGGCATGGACCGGGAGGAGTCTCCAATGactggagtgtgtgtgcagcagagtTCTATGGCCAGCTCGTGA